A section of the Pseudomonas prosekii genome encodes:
- a CDS encoding retention module-containing protein, with product MATLIGIVSKVIGQVFAVASDGTRRALIEGDRLFAGDQLVTGAEGAVAVHLQNGQELTLGRGSSLQLTAQLLAHQAPHVETADAVTPSQGQLTDVEQLQQAIAAGEDPTKVGEATAAGPEGTTTPGGAAGGGHSFVLLEEVGGRVDPNIGFPTEGFGGIPEFPEERRNADVDQGDDAPAVVVPPVNNIVTLGGLDNAGGELTLNEANLPDGSAANSAALTQSGTFTVNAADGLQSLSIGGINVISGGVAAGFPQSITSQLGNTLTVTGYNPATGVVSYSYTLTGNETHSAGDGANNLSEQFTVVAVDTNGDTATGSLDVNITDDVPLAIDDNNGVASETLLTLNGNVLTNDVQGADRVPVGPNSGPITPGTFAGTYGTLVLNANGTYTYTLNTSDADFKALTGGGNGTETFAYTLTDADGDSSTANLVLQIQNNDDPVSIGGLNIGGGELTIFEKNLSEGSAPDAAALTQNGTFTITALDGVQALTIGGISVVSGGVAAGFPQSIATGLGNTLTITGFDATTGVVSYSYTLNGNEAHPDANGANGLPEQFAVTVVDDNGTTATGSLDVNVVDDVPQAVNDSNADTASETLLTLNGNVLTNDVQGADRVATGPITPGTFAGTYGTLVLNANGTYTYTLNTTDADFKALTGGGDGTENFTYTLTDADGDTSTATLVLQIHNNDDPVTIDGLNVNGGELTVFEKNLELGSAPDSTALTQNGTFTITALDGVQTLTVGGIAVVSGGVSAGFPQSIATGLGNTLTITGFDATTGVVSYSYTLNATETHANADGANNLPEQFAVTVVDDNGTTATGSLDVNVIDDLPQAVNDSNADIASETLLTLNGNVLTNDVQGADRVATGPITPGTFAGTYGTLVLNANGTYTYTLNTTDADFKALTGGGDGTENFTYTLTDADGDTSTATLVLQIHNNDDPVTIDGLNVNGGELTVFEKNLELGSAPDSTALTQNGTFTITALDGVQTLTVGGISVVSGGVSAGFPQSIATGLGNTLTITGFDATTGVVSYSYTLNANEAHANANGANNLPEQFAVTVVDDNGTTATGSLDVNVIDDVPQAVNDTNADIASETLLTLNGNVLTNDVQGADRVATGPITPGTFAGTYGTLVLNANGTYTYTLNTTDADFKALTGGGDGTENFTYTLTDADGDTSTATLVLQIHNNDDPVTIDGLNVNGGELTVFEKNLSDGSAPDAAALTQNGTFTITALDGVQTLTVGGIAVVSGGVSAGFPQSIATGLGNTLTITGFDATTGVVSYSYTLNANEAHANANGANNLPEQFAVTVVDDNGTTATGSLDVNVIDDVPQAVNDTNADIASETLLTLNGNVLTNDVQGADRVATGPITPGTFAGTYGTLVLNANGTYTYTLNTTDADFKALTGGGDGTENFTYTLTDADGDTSTATLVLQIHNNDDPVTIDGLNVAGGELTVFEKNLELGSAPDSTALTQNGTFTITALDGVQTLTVGGISVVSGGVSAGFPQSIATGLGNTLTITGFDATTGVVSYSYTLNATETHANANGANNLPEQFAVTVVDDNGTTANATLDVNIIDDLPQAANDSNASTASESLLTLNGNVLTNDVQGADRVATGPNAGPVTPGTFTGTYGTLVLNANGTYTYTLNTSDADFKNLHGGGNGTETFAYTLTDADGDTSTANLVLNIHNNDDPVTLNGLDVAGGELTVYEKNLSDGTSPNATALTQSGSFTVTALDGLQTLTVGGLNIVSGGVVAGFPQSIVTPLGSTLTVTGYNEITGVVSYSYTLVDNETHPNANGANSITENFTVVATDTDGSTATDQINVNIVDDLPTAHPDSATVAEGATISGNVLDNDIGGADGPALSGAVVGVRVGGDTSTSAIGGLGTNINGTYGYLTLDANGNAVYHSNPNAVNGPGATDVFTYTVRDADGDESTTTITIDVSNSCIKAASDSDVTVYEKALDLTKDGQDLAAGTVVGSDPTSSGETASGTLVGSVTGAIGAITYSLVGSANGNYGQIQLNANGTYTYTLTSPASTTPHANDGANTLTESFTYQATDSLGNITSSTTVVNIVDDVPKAVNDSNVATASESLLTLNGNVLTNDIQGADRVATGPNAGPVTPGTFTGTYGTLVLNANGTYTYTLDSNDADFKNLHGGGNGTETFAYTLTDADGDTSTANLVLNIHNNNDPVTLNGLDVTGGELTVYEKNLSDGTSPNPSALTQNGTFTVTALDGLQSLSVGGINVVVGGVAAGLPQSIASPLGSTFTINNYNATTGVISYSYTLVDNESHPTANGANSLTENFTVVATDTDGSTASGQINVNIVDDLPTAAADTGTAIEGATVNISVLGNDVLGADGAAAGGAVIGVRAGSNTGTSAVGGLGTNINGTYGYLTLDAAGNAVYHANPNSVGVAGATDTFVYTVRDADGDESTTTIKINVTDSGLKAAVDQDVTVFEKALDLSKDGLDLAPGTVIGSDPSNTGETATGTLVGAVTGGSGALTYSLVGSATGTYGQMLLNADGSYTYTLTSAPKTSPSANNGADTLSESFTYKATDALGNSTTSTIVVNIVDDVPRAVASERSVTAVEIDSNLLLVIDVSGSMADASGVPGLSRMALAKQAISALLDKYDDLGDVRVQIVTFSSSAADKTPIWVDVATAKSIIATLTAGGGTNYDAAVAAAKLAFNTSGQLTGAQNVGYFFSDGKPTSGQETGTADEAAWKAFLDANGIKNYAIGLGSGVSSANLNPLAYDGSTHTDTNAVVVTDLNQLNSVLSGTVQGAPVTGTLLDGGTFGADGGFIKSIVVDGTTYTYDPKANGNQGSLNFSGGANKGTFNTVDNTLSIATSNSGTLVVNLDTGEYNYISQKTTAVVITENIGFTVSDNDGDLASSSLTIKVIPNAAPVAADDNVITNVLSSNIVVPGELLLANDTDANGDPKTATPTTFNTGWVAKGADFTGTGAVGFTGTGNNAANQALADVRNSFAANSATMTAVLLVSGYLGAVAASNANDEDMITVKLKQGETLNLDHNLAAGHVAMEYSLNGGAFVAIADGGTINATSDGTYRIHVTNITNTSGTNTTAAENYQLSMKINYAGAHDLTPDFHGTYTANDNHGGSDTANVTISYQDGHTLTGTAGDDVLVAGTGNNIINAGDGNDVLTAGNGNNELHGGAGNDLLYSGLGNDLLDGGTGSDTASYGHATAGVTVDLSLLTAQNTLGAGTDTLLGIENLTGSNFNDTLRGDNNSNVINGGLGNDVLNGGGGDDFLIGGLGNNTLTGGAGADTFKWLAGNSGHDVITDFTPGTDQLDLSQLLQGENGTAASLDDYLHFKVTGSGASLVTSIDVGAMAGATPNQTIDLAGVNLASQYGVTPGAGGVVAGGHDTATIITGMLSDHSLKVDTV from the coding sequence ATGGCTACGCTCATCGGAATCGTCAGTAAGGTTATTGGTCAGGTGTTTGCGGTCGCGAGCGACGGTACCCGACGTGCATTGATCGAGGGCGACAGACTGTTCGCCGGCGATCAATTGGTCACCGGGGCTGAAGGCGCGGTGGCTGTGCATCTGCAAAATGGCCAGGAACTGACGCTCGGGCGTGGCAGCAGCCTGCAACTGACCGCACAACTGCTCGCGCATCAGGCGCCGCATGTCGAAACTGCCGATGCGGTGACGCCAAGTCAGGGTCAACTGACGGACGTCGAGCAATTGCAACAAGCCATCGCCGCCGGTGAAGACCCGACCAAGGTCGGCGAAGCCACTGCGGCCGGTCCGGAAGGCACAACCACACCGGGTGGTGCAGCGGGCGGCGGGCACAGTTTTGTATTGCTGGAAGAAGTCGGTGGCCGGGTTGATCCGAACATTGGTTTCCCGACCGAAGGCTTCGGCGGCATTCCGGAGTTTCCGGAAGAGCGGCGCAACGCTGATGTCGATCAGGGTGACGACGCACCTGCGGTGGTCGTGCCGCCCGTGAACAATATCGTCACCCTCGGCGGCCTCGATAACGCTGGCGGTGAATTGACCCTCAACGAGGCCAATCTGCCGGACGGCTCGGCAGCCAATTCGGCGGCCCTGACGCAGAGCGGCACTTTCACGGTGAACGCGGCCGATGGCCTGCAGAGTCTGAGCATCGGCGGCATCAACGTGATCAGCGGCGGCGTCGCGGCAGGCTTCCCGCAATCGATCACTTCGCAACTCGGCAACACCCTGACCGTCACTGGTTACAACCCGGCGACCGGCGTCGTCAGCTACAGCTACACCCTCACCGGCAACGAAACCCATTCGGCCGGCGATGGCGCCAATAACCTCAGCGAACAATTCACCGTGGTCGCCGTCGACACCAATGGCGACACCGCCACCGGTTCGCTGGACGTCAACATCACCGACGACGTGCCGCTCGCCATCGACGACAACAACGGCGTCGCTTCGGAAACGCTGCTGACGCTCAATGGCAACGTGCTGACCAACGACGTGCAGGGCGCCGATCGCGTGCCTGTCGGGCCGAACAGCGGCCCGATCACCCCCGGCACGTTCGCCGGGACTTACGGCACGTTGGTGTTGAACGCCAACGGCACGTACACCTACACGTTGAATACCAGCGACGCCGATTTCAAAGCGCTGACCGGTGGCGGCAACGGCACCGAAACGTTCGCCTACACCCTCACCGATGCGGACGGCGACAGCAGCACGGCCAACCTGGTGCTGCAGATCCAAAACAATGACGATCCCGTGAGCATCGGCGGCCTGAACATTGGCGGCGGCGAGCTGACAATCTTCGAGAAAAACCTCAGCGAAGGCAGTGCGCCGGATGCGGCAGCGCTGACCCAAAACGGTACGTTCACCATCACCGCGCTGGACGGCGTGCAGGCGCTGACGATCGGCGGCATCAGCGTGGTCAGCGGCGGCGTGGCGGCAGGTTTCCCGCAATCAATCGCCACCGGTTTGGGCAATACCCTGACCATCACCGGGTTCGATGCGACGACCGGTGTGGTCAGTTACAGCTACACGTTGAATGGCAACGAAGCGCATCCGGACGCCAATGGTGCGAATGGTTTGCCTGAGCAATTTGCGGTGACCGTGGTCGACGACAACGGCACCACGGCGACCGGTTCGCTGGACGTCAACGTCGTCGACGATGTGCCGCAGGCAGTCAACGACAGCAACGCTGACACCGCGTCCGAAACCTTGCTGACGCTCAACGGCAACGTGCTGACCAACGATGTGCAGGGCGCCGATCGCGTGGCTACTGGCCCGATCACTCCAGGCACGTTCGCCGGGACTTACGGCACGTTGGTGTTGAACGCCAACGGCACTTACACCTACACCCTGAACACCACCGACGCCGATTTCAAAGCGCTGACCGGTGGTGGCGACGGCACGGAAAACTTCACCTACACGTTGACCGATGCCGACGGCGACACCAGCACCGCAACCCTGGTGTTGCAGATCCACAACAACGACGATCCAGTGACGATTGACGGCCTCAACGTCAACGGTGGCGAGCTCACGGTTTTCGAGAAAAACCTCGAACTTGGCAGCGCACCGGACTCCACCGCGCTGACCCAAAACGGTACGTTCACCATCACTGCGCTGGACGGCGTGCAGACGTTAACTGTCGGCGGAATCGCTGTCGTCAGCGGCGGTGTATCCGCCGGATTCCCGCAATCAATCGCCACCGGTTTGGGCAACACGCTTACCATCACCGGGTTCGATGCAACCACCGGCGTCGTCAGCTACAGCTACACATTGAACGCCACTGAAACCCACGCGAATGCCGACGGCGCCAACAACCTGCCTGAGCAATTTGCCGTCACCGTAGTCGACGATAACGGCACCACGGCCACCGGGTCGCTGGACGTCAATGTCATCGACGACCTGCCGCAAGCAGTCAACGACAGTAACGCTGATATCGCGTCCGAAACCTTGCTGACGCTGAATGGCAACGTCCTGACCAACGACGTCCAAGGCGCGGATCGCGTCGCCACTGGCCCGATCACTCCAGGCACATTCGCCGGGACTTACGGCACATTGGTGTTGAACGCCAACGGCACGTACACCTACACCCTGAACACCACAGACGCTGATTTCAAAGCGCTGACCGGTGGTGGCGACGGCACGGAAAACTTCACCTACACGTTGACCGATGCCGACGGCGATACCAGCACCGCAACGCTGGTTTTGCAGATCCACAACAACGACGATCCAGTGACGATTGACGGCCTCAACGTCAACGGTGGCGAGCTCACTGTTTTTGAGAAAAACCTCGAACTTGGCAGCGCACCGGACTCCACTGCGCTGACCCAAAACGGTACGTTCACCATCACTGCGCTGGACGGCGTGCAAACGTTGACCGTCGGCGGCATCAGCGTGGTCAGCGGCGGCGTATCCGCCGGATTCCCGCAATCAATCGCCACCGGTTTGGGCAACACGCTGACCATCACCGGGTTCGACGCAACCACCGGCGTTGTCAGCTACAGCTACACATTGAACGCCAACGAAGCACACGCGAATGCCAACGGCGCCAACAACCTGCCTGAGCAATTTGCTGTCACCGTCGTCGACGATAACGGCACCACGGCCACCGGTTCGCTGGACGTCAACGTCATCGACGATGTGCCGCAAGCAGTCAACGACACTAACGCTGATATTGCGTCCGAAACCTTGCTGACGCTGAATGGCAACGTCCTGACCAACGACGTCCAAGGCGCGGATCGCGTGGCCACTGGCCCGATCACTCCAGGCACATTCGCCGGGACTTACGGCACGTTGGTATTGAACGCCAACGGCACTTACACCTACACCCTGAATACCACAGACGCCGATTTCAAAGCGTTAACCGGTGGTGGCGACGGCACGGAAAACTTCACCTACACGTTGACCGATGCCGACGGCGATACCAGCACCGCAACGCTGGTTTTGCAGATCCACAACAACGACGATCCAGTGACGATTGACGGCCTCAACGTCAACGGCGGCGAACTCACCGTATTCGAGAAAAACCTCAGCGACGGCAGTGCCCCGGATGCGGCAGCACTGACCCAAAACGGTACGTTCACCATCACCGCGCTGGACGGCGTGCAAACCCTGACCGTCGGCGGAATCGCTGTCGTCAGCGGCGGCGTGTCTGCCGGATTCCCGCAATCAATCGCCACCGGTTTGGGCAACACGCTGACCATCACCGGGTTCGACGCAACCACCGGCGTTGTCAGCTACAGCTACACATTGAACGCCAACGAAGCACACGCGAATGCCAACGGCGCCAACAACCTGCCTGAGCAATTTGCTGTCACCGTCGTCGACGATAACGGCACCACGGCCACCGGTTCGCTGGACGTCAACGTCATCGACGATGTGCCGCAAGCAGTCAACGACACTAACGCTGATATTGCGTCCGAAACCTTGCTGACGCTGAATGGCAACGTCCTGACCAACGACGTCCAAGGCGCGGATCGCGTGGCCACTGGCCCGATCACTCCAGGCACATTCGCCGGGACTTACGGCACGTTGGTATTGAACGCCAACGGCACTTACACCTACACCCTGAATACCACAGACGCCGATTTCAAAGCGTTAACCGGTGGTGGCGACGGCACGGAAAACTTCACCTACACGTTGACCGATGCCGATGGCGATACCAGCACCGCAACCCTGGTTTTGCAGATCCACAACAACGACGATCCAGTGACGATTGACGGCCTGAATGTCGCTGGTGGCGAACTCACCGTATTCGAGAAAAACCTCGAACTCGGCAGCGCACCGGACTCCACCGCGCTGACCCAAAACGGTACGTTCACCATCACCGCGCTGGACGGAGTGCAGACGTTGACCGTCGGCGGCATCAGCGTGGTCAGCGGCGGCGTGTCTGCCGGATTCCCGCAATCAATCGCCACCGGTTTGGGCAACACGCTGACCATCACCGGTTTCGACGCAACCACCGGCGTTGTCAGCTACAGCTACACATTGAACGCCACTGAAACCCACGCGAATGCCAACGGCGCCAACAACCTGCCTGAGCAATTTGCCGTCACCGTGGTCGACGATAACGGCACCACCGCCAATGCAACGCTGGACGTCAACATCATCGACGACCTGCCGCAGGCCGCCAATGACAGCAACGCCAGCACCGCGTCGGAAAGCTTGCTGACGCTCAACGGCAACGTCCTGACCAACGACGTACAAGGCGCCGACCGCGTAGCTACCGGGCCGAATGCCGGGCCTGTCACTCCAGGCACCTTCACCGGCACTTACGGCACCCTGGTCCTTAACGCCAACGGCACTTACACCTACACCCTCAACACCAGCGACGCCGATTTCAAAAACCTGCACGGCGGCGGCAACGGCACGGAAACGTTCGCCTACACGCTGACCGATGCCGACGGCGATACCAGCACCGCTAATCTGGTGCTGAACATCCACAACAACGATGACCCAGTGACCCTCAACGGCCTCGACGTCGCGGGTGGCGAGCTGACCGTCTATGAGAAAAACCTCAGCGACGGCACCAGTCCCAACGCCACGGCCCTGACCCAAAGCGGCAGCTTCACCGTCACCGCGCTCGACGGTTTGCAGACCTTGACCGTGGGCGGGCTCAACATTGTCAGCGGCGGCGTGGTCGCAGGCTTCCCGCAATCGATCGTCACACCGCTCGGCAGCACGTTGACCGTCACCGGTTACAACGAAATTACCGGCGTGGTCAGCTACAGCTACACGCTGGTGGATAACGAAACCCATCCAAACGCCAACGGCGCCAACAGCATCACGGAAAACTTCACCGTGGTGGCGACCGACACCGACGGCAGCACTGCGACCGACCAGATCAACGTCAATATCGTCGATGACCTGCCGACCGCACACCCGGACAGCGCAACGGTGGCGGAGGGCGCGACGATCTCCGGCAATGTGCTGGATAACGACATCGGCGGCGCCGACGGTCCAGCGCTCAGCGGCGCGGTAGTGGGCGTGCGTGTTGGCGGCGACACCTCGACCTCGGCCATCGGTGGCTTGGGCACCAACATCAACGGCACCTACGGCTACCTGACGCTGGACGCCAACGGCAACGCGGTTTACCACAGCAACCCGAACGCCGTGAACGGCCCGGGCGCCACCGATGTGTTCACCTACACCGTGCGCGATGCCGATGGCGATGAAAGCACCACGACCATCACCATCGACGTGTCGAATAGCTGCATCAAAGCGGCCAGCGACAGCGACGTCACGGTCTACGAAAAAGCCCTCGACCTGACGAAGGATGGCCAGGACCTGGCGGCCGGCACCGTGGTCGGCAGCGATCCGACCAGCAGCGGCGAAACCGCCAGCGGCACGTTGGTCGGCTCGGTCACCGGCGCTATCGGCGCGATCACCTACAGCCTGGTTGGCAGCGCCAATGGCAACTATGGACAGATCCAGCTCAACGCCAACGGCACGTACACCTACACCCTGACTTCGCCGGCCAGCACCACGCCGCACGCCAACGATGGCGCGAACACGTTGACCGAAAGCTTCACTTATCAGGCCACCGATTCGCTGGGCAACATCACCAGCAGCACCACCGTCGTCAACATCGTCGATGACGTGCCGAAAGCCGTGAATGACAGCAACGTCGCCACGGCTTCGGAAAGCCTGTTGACCCTCAATGGCAACGTGTTGACCAACGACATTCAAGGTGCCGACCGCGTTGCAACCGGGCCGAATGCCGGACCGGTGACCCCAGGCACTTTCACCGGGACTTACGGCACTTTGGTGCTGAACGCCAACGGCACCTACACCTACACGCTGGACAGCAATGATGCCGACTTCAAAAACCTGCACGGCGGCGGCAATGGCACCGAAACCTTTGCCTACACCCTGACCGATGCCGACGGCGATACCAGCACTGCCAACCTGGTGCTGAACATCCACAACAACAACGATCCGGTGACGCTCAATGGCCTCGACGTCACGGGCGGCGAGCTGACCGTCTACGAGAAAAACCTCAGCGACGGCACCAGCCCCAATCCGTCAGCGCTGACCCAGAACGGTACGTTCACCGTCACCGCCCTCGACGGTCTGCAAAGCCTGAGCGTCGGCGGGATCAACGTGGTTGTCGGTGGCGTGGCGGCAGGCTTGCCGCAATCGATCGCCTCGCCGCTCGGCAGCACGTTCACCATCAACAACTACAACGCGACCACCGGCGTGATCAGCTACAGCTACACCCTGGTCGATAACGAAAGCCATCCGACCGCGAATGGCGCCAACAGCCTCACGGAAAATTTCACCGTGGTGGCGACCGACACCGATGGCAGCACCGCGTCGGGCCAGATCAACGTCAACATCGTCGATGACCTGCCGACCGCTGCTGCCGACACTGGCACCGCGATCGAAGGTGCGACCGTCAACATCAGCGTGCTCGGCAACGACGTGCTCGGTGCCGATGGCGCGGCGGCGGGCGGGGCGGTGATCGGCGTGCGCGCCGGCAGCAACACCGGCACCTCGGCGGTGGGCGGGCTCGGCACCAACATCAATGGCACCTACGGCTACCTGACGCTGGATGCGGCGGGCAACGCGGTGTATCACGCCAATCCGAACTCGGTGGGCGTGGCCGGTGCGACCGACACGTTCGTCTACACCGTGCGCGATGCCGACGGCGATGAAAGCACCACCACGATCAAAATCAACGTCACCGACAGCGGCCTCAAGGCTGCGGTCGATCAGGACGTAACGGTCTTCGAAAAAGCCCTCGACCTGAGCAAGGACGGCCTCGACCTGGCGCCCGGCACCGTCATCGGCAGTGACCCGAGCAACACCGGCGAAACCGCCACCGGCACGCTGGTCGGCGCCGTCACCGGCGGCAGCGGCGCGCTGACTTACAGCCTGGTCGGCAGCGCCACTGGCACTTACGGGCAGATGCTGCTCAACGCGGACGGCAGCTACACCTACACGCTGACTTCGGCGCCGAAAACTTCGCCGAGCGCCAACAATGGCGCGGATACCCTGAGCGAAAGTTTCACTTACAAAGCCACCGACGCGCTGGGCAACAGCACCACCAGCACCATCGTCGTCAACATTGTCGATGACGTGCCAAGAGCCGTGGCCTCTGAACGTTCGGTCACCGCGGTGGAAATCGATTCCAACCTGCTGCTGGTGATCGACGTGTCCGGCAGTATGGCGGACGCTTCCGGTGTGCCGGGCCTGTCGCGGATGGCGCTGGCCAAGCAGGCGATCAGTGCTCTGCTCGACAAGTACGACGACCTCGGCGATGTGCGCGTGCAGATCGTCACCTTCAGCAGCAGCGCCGCCGACAAGACCCCGATCTGGGTCGATGTCGCCACGGCGAAGTCGATCATTGCGACGCTGACGGCGGGCGGCGGCACCAACTACGACGCGGCGGTTGCGGCGGCGAAACTGGCGTTCAACACCTCCGGGCAACTGACCGGTGCGCAGAACGTCGGCTACTTCTTCTCCGACGGCAAACCTACCAGCGGCCAGGAAACCGGCACCGCCGACGAAGCAGCGTGGAAGGCTTTCCTCGACGCCAACGGCATCAAGAACTACGCGATTGGCCTGGGTAGCGGCGTCAGCAGTGCCAACCTCAATCCACTGGCTTACGACGGCAGCACCCACACCGATACCAACGCGGTGGTGGTGACCGATCTCAACCAGCTCAACTCGGTGCTGTCGGGCACGGTGCAGGGCGCTCCAGTCACCGGCACCTTGCTGGATGGCGGCACTTTTGGCGCGGATGGCGGTTTTATCAAATCCATCGTCGTCGATGGCACCACCTACACCTACGACCCGAAAGCCAACGGCAATCAGGGCTCGCTGAACTTCAGCGGCGGCGCCAACAAAGGCACGTTCAACACTGTCGACAACACCCTGAGCATCGCCACCAGTAACAGCGGCACGCTGGTGGTGAACCTCGACACCGGCGAATACAACTACATCTCGCAGAAAACCACGGCCGTGGTGATCACCGAGAACATCGGTTTCACCGTCAGCGACAATGACGGCGACCTGGCCAGTTCGTCGCTCACCATCAAAGTGATCCCGAACGCGGCGCCAGTTGCGGCCGATGACAACGTCATCACCAACGTGCTGTCGAGCAACATCGTGGTCCCGGGCGAACTGCTGCTGGCCAACGACACCGACGCCAATGGCGATCCGAAAACCGCGACCCCGACCACGTTCAACACCGGTTGGGTGGCCAAGGGTGCCGACTTCACCGGGACTGGCGCGGTGGGCTTCACCGGCACCGGCAACAACGCGGCCAACCAGGCCTTGGCCGACGTACGCAACTCGTTCGCGGCCAACTCTGCAACGATGACCGCCGTGCTGCTGGTCAGCGGCTACCTCGGCGCGGTCGCCGCTAGCAACGCCAACGATGAAGACATGATCACGGTGAAACTGAAACAGGGCGAAACCCTTAATCTCGATCACAACCTGGCTGCCGGTCATGTCGCCATGGAGTACTCGCTCAACGGTGGCGCGTTCGTCGCCATCGCCGACGGCGGCACCATCAACGCGACGTCCGATGGCACTTACCGGATTCACGTGACCAACATCACCAATACCAGCGGCACCAACACCACGGCGGCCGAAAACTATCAGCTGTCGATGAAGATCAACTACGCCGGCGCGCATGATCTGACGCCGGACTTCCACGGCACCTACACCGCCAACGATAACCATGGCGGCAGCGACACGGCGAACGTGACCATCAGCTATCAGGACGGCCATACCCTCACCGGTACGGCGGGCGATGACGTGTTGGTGGCCGGCACCGGCAACAACATCATCAACGCCGGCGACGGCAACGACGTGCTGACTGCCGGCAACGGCAACAACGAACTGCACGGTGGCGCCGGCAACGATTTGCTCTACAGCGGTCTGGGCAATGACCTGCTCGATGGCGGCACTGGCAGCGACACCGCCAGTTATGGCCATGCCACCGCCGGGGTCACGGTCGATTTGAGCCTGCTGACCGCGCAAAACACCCTCGGCGCCGGCACCGATACGCTGCTGGGTATCGAGAACCTCACCGGTTCCAATTTCAACGACACCTTGCGCGGCGACAACAACAGCAACGTGATCAACGGTGGTCTGGGCAACGACGTGCTCAACGGTGGCGGCGGCGATGACTTCCTGATTGGTGGCCTCGGCAACAACACCCTGACCGGTGGCGCCGGCGCCGACACCTTCAAATGGCTGGCGGGCAACAGCGGCCATGACGTGATCACCGACTTCACCCCAGGCACCGATCAGCTCGACCTGTCACAACTGCTACAAGGGGAGAACGGCACGGCCGCTTCGCTGGATGACTACCTGCACTTCAAAGTCACCGGCAGCGGCGCCTCGCTGGTCACCAGCATTGACGTCGGCGCAATGGCCGGCGCCACGCCGAACCAGACCATCGACCTGGCCGGCGTCAACCTCGCCAGCCAGTACGGTGTAACGCCGGGCGCGGGCGGCGTGGTGGCCGGCGGACACGACACGGCGACGATCATCACTGGCATGCTCAGTGACCACTCGCTGAAGGTCGATACCGTGTGA
- a CDS encoding YbaN family protein, with product MDNPIGNRSLMLRYVLLAIGWLSVALGVIGIFLPVLPTTPFLLLAAACFARSSPRFYHWLVEHPRLGPWIRGYLDGSGIPLKGKVYAIGLMWASILFSCYLVPMPWARGFMLTSAVLVTIYILRQKTLRKP from the coding sequence ATGGACAACCCCATAGGCAACCGCTCCCTGATGTTGCGCTACGTGCTGCTGGCCATCGGCTGGCTGAGCGTAGCGTTGGGGGTGATCGGGATTTTCCTGCCGGTATTGCCCACCACACCTTTCCTGCTGCTGGCGGCCGCCTGTTTCGCCCGCAGTTCGCCGCGTTTCTATCATTGGCTGGTCGAACACCCGCGGCTTGGGCCGTGGATTCGCGGTTATCTGGATGGCAGCGGCATTCCGCTCAAGGGCAAGGTCTACGCGATCGGCCTGATGTGGGCGAGCATTCTCTTCTCCTGTTACCTGGTGCCGATGCCGTGGGCGCGCGGGTTCATGCTGACCAGCGCAGTGCTGGTGACGATTTACATCCTGCGCCAGAAAACCCTGCGCAAACCCTGA
- a CDS encoding UPF0149 family protein, whose protein sequence is MSFAEQLTRLQVFLDADELHDEALDYVAAHGYLTALSICSESVPDREWIDALFAEEPHYADDTEREAIESTLLALKAHIARQLASDEEFELPCDLDLGEEPDDSDLRGWCIGFMEGVFLREAAWFETAEDEVSEMLLPIMVGSGLFDEQPEFEDIAKDANLMDDMIVQIPEALTALYLLCQAPDEKPAILKPRHH, encoded by the coding sequence ATGTCCTTCGCTGAGCAACTAACCCGCCTGCAAGTCTTCCTCGACGCTGACGAGCTGCATGACGAGGCGCTGGACTACGTGGCCGCCCACGGCTATCTGACGGCGCTGTCGATCTGCTCCGAAAGCGTTCCCGATCGTGAATGGATCGACGCACTCTTCGCCGAAGAGCCGCATTACGCCGACGACACCGAGCGTGAAGCGATCGAATCGACCCTGCTCGCACTCAAGGCCCACATCGCCCGCCAACTGGCGTCCGACGAAGAGTTCGAGTTGCCTTGCGACCTCGACCTCGGCGAAGAGCCGGACGATTCCGACCTGCGCGGCTGGTGCATCGGTTTCATGGAAGGCGTGTTCCTGCGTGAAGCGGCCTGGTTCGAAACCGCCGAAGACGAAGTCAGCGAAATGCTCCTGCCGATCATGGTCGGTTCCGGTCTGTTCGACGAACAGCCTGAGTTCGAAGACATCGCCAAAGACGCCAACCTGATGGACGACATGATCGTGCAGATCCCGGAAGCCCTGACCGCGCTGTACCTGCTGTGCCAGGCGCCTGACGAAAAACCGGCGATTCTCAAGCCACGTCACCACTAA